The Terriglobia bacterium genomic sequence CGGGAAAAGACCCACATCTGCGAAAGACGCGCAGATGTGGGTCACCGAGAACGTTGCGTAGTACAGAGAGAATGCGGGTCGCCTCGAGTCCGCCGCGCAATAACTGCGCGGCTGCGCTCGGGATGACGGTGGCGAGAGTGCAGTACGGCACGACTGAAGTCGTGCCCAGATACGATTTCTCAGGAATGGAGAGAATTAGATTGAAGACATTGCAGAGAACGTTGGCAATCATTAAACCGGATGCGGTGGCGAAGCACGCGTCGGGAGACATCATCAAGGCGATCGAAGAGCATGGATTCCGGATCATTGGAATGAAGATGCTGCACCTGAAAAAGGCGCAGGCGGCGGGATTCTACGCTGTGCACGTGGGAAAGCCGTTTTTCGATTCGCTGGTGCAGTTCATGACGTCGGGGACGGTGATCGTGATGGCGCTGGAGAAGGAAAATGCCATTGCGGACTGGCGGAAGCTGATGGGCGCGACGAATCCGGAGAAGGCCGAGGAGGGCACGATTCGAAAAAAGCACGCGGAGAACATCGAGCGGAATGCGGTGCATGGTTCGGATGCGGAAGACACGGCGCGGTTTGAACTGAGCTTCTTCTTTGCGGGATATGAGTTAGCAAAGTAAAGGCTGTGCCGATGAATTCGTTCGAACCGTTTCACCACAGAGGCACAGAGAGACTGATTCATAAAGGCTCAGGACCTAAAGGTTTTGATTTTGATGCCTAGTTGCTCTGTGGCCCTGTGGTGAATCGGCTTTATTTTTGGTAAGAAGGGAACGGTCATGCCATTAGTTCAAGTGACGATGTTGCAGGGGCGGACGGTGGAGCAGAAGAGGAACATCGCGGCGCGCATTACGGATGCCATGGTGGAAGAGGCTGGAGCGCGGCGAGAGGGAATTGTCGTGACCTTCGTGGAGGTTTCGCGCGAGAGCTATGCCAGTGGCGGAGTGCTGATGGTGGATAAAACTTAGGTACGAGGTTCGAGGTACGAGGCAAAACAGAAGGCGCGAGTGATCGCGCCTTTCGTAACGCAAAACGGCAAAGGGATGAGCCGAAAGCTAGACGACGTTGTACAACTCGCCCTCTATGCGTTTTGCGATTTCGGGCAGGACTTGCATGCCGAAGGTTTGGAAGTGCGGTGATTCGCGGTGGGCCTGCAGGGCCGCGTCGTTTTCGTACTGTTCATACAAAAAGAAGCGGCGGCGGTTGTCGCGGTGCTGATGCACCAGGTAGAGACGGCAGCCGGGTTCCTTGCGCGAAGCCTCGGCGAGCTTCTGGAATGTTTCTTTCACCTTGTCTTCTTCGCCAATGTTGGCCAGCCACTGTACTGTCAGAACGATCATCCTCACCTCACACTGATTTTTGGCGCGCCTGGGCGAGCAGCGCGGAAAACTCTTCAATGAATATCGTCTGTTCGCGATCGGGCCCGGTGGAGACCATACCGATTTTTGCGCCGGATTCCTTCTGCACGAATTCGAGGTACTCTTTCGCCCTTTGCGGGAGTTTTTCGTATTCGGTGGTGCCGGCGGTTGCGGTCTTCCATCCAGGGAATTTCTCGTAAATTGGCTCGATTTTTGCGTAGCCTGCGTCCTGCGGTGGAATCTCTTCCGATTTCTTGCCGTTGATCTTATATCCAACGCAGATTGGGATTTCGGCGAGTTCATCGAGCACGTCGAGTTTGGTAACGACGAGCCAGCCAGTGCCGTTGATCATGTTGGAGTAGCGGAGTAGCGGCAGGTCAATCCACCCGGTGCGGCGCGGGCGTCCGGTGACGGCGCCGTATTCGTTGCCCTTGGCGCGAATGGCTTCGCCAAGCGAGTCGTGGAGTTCAGTTGGGAAGGGTCCGCTGCCGACGCGGGTGCAATATGCCTTGGTGACGCCAATGACGAGTCCGATGGAAGTTGGCGGGACGCCGGTCCCGATCACCGCCCCGCCAGAGGTGGCGCTGGACGAGGTGACGAACGGATAGGTTCCGTGATCGATGTCGAGCATGGTGCCCTGGGCGCCTTCGAACATGACCGAGTCGCCGTTGCGGATGGACTTGTTCAGCAGAAGGGCGGTGTCGGCGACGTATGGCGCAACCTCGTCGGCAATCTTTGCGTATTCCTCGTACATCTTGTCGGCGTCGAGAGGTTCGGCATTGAAGAGCGCGTGAACGATGGTGTTTTTCTCGCGGACGGCGTTTGCGATGTGCGTCTTGAGCAACTGCTTGTCGAGCAGGTCGGCGACACGAAGGCCACGGCGGCCCATCTTGTCTTCGTAGGCGGGGCCGATGCCGCGCGAAGTGGTGCCGATCTTGACGCGACCGGGAGCGTTCTCGGCGGCGAGTTCGATCATCCGGTGGTAGGGGAGGATGACGTGGGCGCGGTTGGAGAGGAAGAGGTTGCCGTCCACCCGGATGCCGGCTTCGCGCAGGGCGCGAACTTCTTTCATGAGGGCGAAGGGATCGAGGACGACGCCGTTGCCGATGACGGCTTTGCAACCTTCGCGCAGGATGCCACAGGGAGTGAGTTGGAGGATGAACTTCTTGCCGCGAATAGTGACGGTATGTCCGGCGTTGTGACCGCCTGCGTAGCGCGCCACGACGCGGAAGTTATCCGAGAGGACGTCGACGATTTTGCCTTTACCTTCGTCTCCCCACTGAGCGCCAACCACCACTGCTGTTCTGCCTAGTTTCACGCGTGACTCCGCACACGACAGCCCGCGATGGGCTATCAGATTCGCACACAGAACCAGTTCTACTGGATTGAAAAAGGAAAGCGCTGGACAGGCTGTGTACGGATAATTCTAACGTGAAGAGAGGGTGGAGAACAACTGATTGACGATAGACGATTTTCGCATCGATCGATTGAAGGCCAAAAGCCGATCGTTCTCAGTTCTCCGTTGCGACGGCGGGGGCCTAGCTGTCGTAGGATGCCACAAACGTCCGATAGAATATATCCCCATGCCTGAACTTCCTGAAGTGGAAACCATTGCGAATGGGCTGAATAAGCGGGTTGCGGGAGACGTGATCGAGTCGGTGTGGATTGGGTCGCGGACGCAGCCGCTGAAGTCTTCGGCGCAGGAGATTGCGCGGGTGCTGGAGGGCGCACGTCTGGAGCGGGTGCGGCGTGTGGGGAAGCACATTGTCGCCGATCTCACGGAAACGAAGCGCAATCACAAGCCCCGGGCGCAGTGGGTGATTCATCTTGGAATGACGGGGCAGATGCTGGTCGCGCAGCCTGAAAGCGAGATCCAGAAGCATACGCACTTGATTGCCAAGCTTTCGTCAGGGAAAGAGTTGCGGTTCGTCGATCCGCGGATGTTTGGGAAATTACAGGTGGTTCCGGCGGCAAGTTTCAAGGCGCGGGGGGCGGAGCCGATCAATGCGGACCGCGAGCACTTTGCGAAGCTGTTCAAGGGACGGAAGACGCCGATCAAGTCGGCGCTGCTGAACCAGGCGTTGCTGAGCGGGATTGGAAATATTTATGCGGATGAATCGCTGTTTCGGGCGGGGATTCGTCCGCGGAGGCGCACGGCTTCGCTGACGAAGAAAGAGTTGGAGCGACTGTACGACGCGATTCAGGAAGTCCTGGCGGAGGCGATTGCAGCTGGTGGATCGTCGGTATCGGATTATGTCGATGCCGATGGGGAAGAGGGCTTTTTCCAGTTGCAGCATCGAGTGTATCAACGCGAAGGAAAGCCGTGCTTAACGTGCAAGTCGCCGATCAAGCGGATCGTGATGGGGGGGAGAAGTAGTCATTATTGTCCGAAGTGCCAGAAGTAGGTGCAAGGTTCAAGGCACAAGGCGCAAGAAAAGATCAAACTTGAGTTTCTTGCAACTTGAGCCTTGTACTTTGAACCACTTCTTGTCACTAGCAACTCATCCGATACAATGTTTCCGCCTTGTATTGAGAAGAAATCTCAGAGAGACCTTATGCCATCGTTTGCGATTGGAGTGGATCTTGGCGGCACGAATCTTCGGATTGCCGCCGTGGACGAAAACGGGAAGTTACTGGAGAAGGTGACGACTGGGACGCAGGTTTCGCGTGGGCGAGACTTTGTTATCGACGAGATGACAGATGCGATTCAAAGCGTTGTGTCCAAGCACCGTGACAAGGGTGAACTGCTCGGGATTGGGATTGGGATTCCCGGGGCGATCGATCTCGACACCGGAATGATCTACAAGTCACCGAACTTACCGGGTTGGGATAACTACCCGGTGCGCGACGAGATCGAGCGGCGGCTGAGTGCGAAAGTGATTCTGGAAAATGACGCCAATGCGGCGGCGATGGGAGAAAAGTGGCTGGGTGCCGGGCGTGATTACCCGAGCATGTGCATGCTGACGCTCGGAACGGGCGTGGGCGGCGGAATTATAGTGAACAATCGTATTTGGCACGGCATGACGGGAATGGCCGGCGAAGTGGGACACATGAATGTGGAGCCGGAAGGGCATCCGTGTGGATGTTTGAGCCGCGGGTGCATCGAGCAGTATGCGTCGGCAACGGCGATTGTGCGTATGGCGAAGGAGGCGATTGCCAGCCTGAAGCCAGGAACGACGAGCATATTGCTGAGCGATATCGAGGCGGATAAGGAATTTAGTTCGCGCGTGGTGTACCAGGCGGCGGTGCAGGGAGATTCAGTGGCCCAGGATATTTACAGGCGTGTGGGGCGGGCCTTGGGGATCACTGTGGCCGACCTGGTGAATGCGTTCAACCTGAACATGTATGTGATTGGCGGTGGAGTGGCGAGCGCGTGGGACGCTTTCGCGCCGACCATGCTGGAAGAGGTGAAAGCGCGTTCATTTGTGTATCGCGCGACTGCTCCGGACGCGAAAGGTGGGATTACAAAGAAGACAACGATCATTACGCGGGCGCTGATGGGGAGCGACGCGGGGTTGTTCGGGGCGGCAAGGCTGCCGATGCTGGAAGATGAAACGGTTCTGAAGTAGGAGGGAAGAGGACAAAGGGCGAGGCGGAAATCGAAAAAAACAAAAAGGGCTGAGCAGCCGAACTGTTCTGCCCTTTTCCCTTTGTCCGTTTACTTCGTGACGGTAGTTCCCGCGGTGATTCGCTTCAGGGCGTTCGCGAGTTTCTCGTTCTGCTCTGGCGTTCCGATAGTGATGCGGATGGCGGTGCGCCAACCCCAGGATCCGGTAAGCGGGCGCACAATGATCCCCTCGTTCTGCAAACGCTTTGAAACGGCGCTGGCGTCCTCGTGCATTTCACAACAAATAAAGTTGGCCCAAGTCTCGATGGGCTGATAGCCGAGTTCACGCAGGACCGAGGTGATGTATTTCGCGCCGGCGCGATTATTCTCAACTGCTTTCTTGATGTGAGCGGAGTCGTCAATTGCTGCGAGCGCGCCGGCTTCACCGACGGAGTTTACGGCGAACGCGGTCTTCAGGCGCGCGGTGTAACCGAGAAGTTCCGCCGGGCCGAGGCCG encodes the following:
- a CDS encoding ROK family protein, with translation MPSFAIGVDLGGTNLRIAAVDENGKLLEKVTTGTQVSRGRDFVIDEMTDAIQSVVSKHRDKGELLGIGIGIPGAIDLDTGMIYKSPNLPGWDNYPVRDEIERRLSAKVILENDANAAAMGEKWLGAGRDYPSMCMLTLGTGVGGGIIVNNRIWHGMTGMAGEVGHMNVEPEGHPCGCLSRGCIEQYASATAIVRMAKEAIASLKPGTTSILLSDIEADKEFSSRVVYQAAVQGDSVAQDIYRRVGRALGITVADLVNAFNLNMYVIGGGVASAWDAFAPTMLEEVKARSFVYRATAPDAKGGITKKTTIITRALMGSDAGLFGAARLPMLEDETVLK
- a CDS encoding putative quinol monooxygenase; translation: MIVLTVQWLANIGEEDKVKETFQKLAEASRKEPGCRLYLVHQHRDNRRRFFLYEQYENDAALQAHRESPHFQTFGMQVLPEIAKRIEGELYNVV
- a CDS encoding DNA-formamidopyrimidine glycosylase, giving the protein MPELPEVETIANGLNKRVAGDVIESVWIGSRTQPLKSSAQEIARVLEGARLERVRRVGKHIVADLTETKRNHKPRAQWVIHLGMTGQMLVAQPESEIQKHTHLIAKLSSGKELRFVDPRMFGKLQVVPAASFKARGAEPINADREHFAKLFKGRKTPIKSALLNQALLSGIGNIYADESLFRAGIRPRRRTASLTKKELERLYDAIQEVLAEAIAAGGSSVSDYVDADGEEGFFQLQHRVYQREGKPCLTCKSPIKRIVMGGRSSHYCPKCQK
- the ndk gene encoding nucleoside-diphosphate kinase — protein: MQRTLAIIKPDAVAKHASGDIIKAIEEHGFRIIGMKMLHLKKAQAAGFYAVHVGKPFFDSLVQFMTSGTVIVMALEKENAIADWRKLMGATNPEKAEEGTIRKKHAENIERNAVHGSDAEDTARFELSFFFAGYELAK
- a CDS encoding 2-hydroxymuconate tautomerase encodes the protein MPLVQVTMLQGRTVEQKRNIAARITDAMVEEAGARREGIVVTFVEVSRESYASGGVLMVDKT
- a CDS encoding adenylosuccinate synthase — encoded protein: MKLGRTAVVVGAQWGDEGKGKIVDVLSDNFRVVARYAGGHNAGHTVTIRGKKFILQLTPCGILREGCKAVIGNGVVLDPFALMKEVRALREAGIRVDGNLFLSNRAHVILPYHRMIELAAENAPGRVKIGTTSRGIGPAYEDKMGRRGLRVADLLDKQLLKTHIANAVREKNTIVHALFNAEPLDADKMYEEYAKIADEVAPYVADTALLLNKSIRNGDSVMFEGAQGTMLDIDHGTYPFVTSSSATSGGAVIGTGVPPTSIGLVIGVTKAYCTRVGSGPFPTELHDSLGEAIRAKGNEYGAVTGRPRRTGWIDLPLLRYSNMINGTGWLVVTKLDVLDELAEIPICVGYKINGKKSEEIPPQDAGYAKIEPIYEKFPGWKTATAGTTEYEKLPQRAKEYLEFVQKESGAKIGMVSTGPDREQTIFIEEFSALLAQARQKSV